In Chanodichthys erythropterus isolate Z2021 chromosome 7, ASM2448905v1, whole genome shotgun sequence, a genomic segment contains:
- the mlycd gene encoding malonyl-CoA decarboxylase, mitochondrial has protein sequence MTAFHLSTAARSLLKSYRHRAVIKTAQGLRAWEFRNMYPCTSIAEHNNMEEILKKTVVPLPTYEMREKSPPPPESNSLEFMHFYKSLEKEQRLEFLEKLSHDFGVDHRWASDLAAKMLDTQGRDVATILQVEDRLRYSLTPRYRQLLTHISKVQGGVKFLVDLRADLIEFASSKISDSPHMRDLNSTLKSLLSEWFSVGLLQLERITWRSPCEILQKISQYEAVHPVRNWTDLKRRVGPYRRCYAFTHASMPGEPLVVLHVALTEDIANNIQGIVREFATVDVDEDVNKINAAIFYSISSTQAGLQGVELGNYLIKRVVRELQSEFPHMAQFSSLSPIPGFSLWLQGTLGQHKKEGRATELLSEQEWREVEDVTGAAPGAPALEALRRLIGTSEWIRSDRLVHALEPALMRLCAWYLYGEKRRGYALNPVANFHLQNGATMWRLNWQADTSPRGIANSCGIMVNYRYFLQETSTNSTAYMQNKVIKASEQVVGLVSQFQKNSKL, from the exons ATGACAGCTTTCCACTTATCTACAGCCGCGCGCTCTTTGCTAAAGTCTTATCGACACAGAGCTGTAATAAAAACGGCCCAGGGACTCAGAGCGTGGGAGTTCAGAAACATGTATCCATGCACTTCTATCGCAGAGCACAATAACATGGAGGAGATCCTAAAAAAGACAGTGGTTCCATTGCCCACCTATGAGATGAGAGAAAAATCTCCACCTCCACCTGAATCCAACAGTCTGGAGTTTATGCACTTCTACAAGAGTTTAGAGAAAGAGCAAAGACTGGAGTTTCTCGAGAAGTTGTCTCATGATTTCGGAGTAGATCACAGATGGGCTTCGGATCTGGCCGCAAAGATGCTGGACACTCAGGGGCGGGATGTGGCCACTATCCTGCAGGTGGAGGACAGGTTACGGTACAGTTTAACACCTCGATACCGTCAGCTGCTAACGCACATCAGCAAAGTTCAGGGCGGTGTGAAGTTTCTGGTGGATCTCAGGGCAGATCTCATCGAGTTCGCATCCTCAAAAATTAGTGACAGCCCACACATGAGG GATCTCAACAGCACTCTGAAGAGTCTTCTGTCAGAATGGTTCTCTGTTGGGTTACTCCAGCTCGAAAGAATCACTTGGCGGTCCCCTTGTGAGATCCTTCAGAAGATCAGCCA GTACGAGGCGGTCCACCCTGTGCGGAACTGGACGGATCTCAAACGCAGAGTGGGGCCATACCGTCGATGTTATGCCTTCACCCATGCCTCAATGCCTGGAGAACCACTAGTGGTGCTGCATGTTGCCTTAACTGAGGACATAGCAAATAACATCCAG GGAATCGTGAGAGAGTTTGCCACTGTAGATGTGGACGAGGATGTGAACAAGATCAATGCGGCCATCTTCTACTCCATATCCTCCACTCAGGCTGGGCTGCAGGGGGTGGAGCTTGGAAATTACCTCATCAAGAGGGTGGTCCGAGAACTGCAG AGCGAGTTCCCCCACATGGCCCAGTTCTCTAGTCTGTCTCCCATCCCTGGCTTCTCCTTATGGCTACAAGGGACTCTCGGACAGCACAAGAAGGAAGGACGCGCCACAGAACTTCTCTCTGAGCAGGAGTGGAGGGAGGTGGAGGACGTGACAGGAGCTGCTCCCGGTGCTCCAGCTCTGGAGGCCTTGCGCAGGCTCATCGGCACCAGCGAGTGGATCCGCTCCGATCGCCTGGTCCATGCTCTGGAACCTGCTCTAATGCGGCTCTGTGCCTGGTACCTGTATGGAGAAAAACGACGGGGCTACGCCCTAAACCCTGTGGCCAACTTCCACCTTCAGAACGGTGCCACCATGTGGAGGCTAAATTGGCAAGCCGACACAAGCCCGCGAGGCATCGCCAACTCCTGTGGCATAATGGTTAATTATCGCTACTTTTTGCAAGAGACCAGCACTAACAGCACTGCCTACATgcagaataaagtcattaaggCCTCAGAACAGGTGGTGGGACTGGTGTCGCAATTCCAGAAGAACAGCAAGCTCTGA